The following are encoded in a window of Candida dubliniensis CD36 chromosome 4, complete sequence genomic DNA:
- a CDS encoding 4-nitrophenylphosphatase, putative (Similar to S. cerevisiae PHO13;~In S. cerevisiae: alkaline phosphatase specific for p-nitrophenyl phosphate, involved in dephosphorylation of histone II-A and casein) has protein sequence MTIKPNPQHISSKQEAERILSKYDNFLFDCDGVIWLDEDLIPGVAKFLEWLTKNNKRFAFVSNNSSKSRNSYLKKFENLNIPNVTKEILYPTCYSAALELQKLNIPKGSKVWVLGHEGIVDELREMGYFPLGGNDELLDKAFDHQSPILSVDPEVKAIVVGSTKEFNYMRIASTLQYLLHDHKSLPFIGCNIDRTYPGPKGLILPAGGSIVNYMSYTSNRDFINVGKPSKQFLDIILEDQKFDRSKTLMVGDTLYTDIKFGNDGNLGSEDENGGTLLVLSGGTKKKDLNHFLKNRHEYKDSESLVPSYFVESLGKLIDLLE, from the coding sequence ATGACAATTAAACCTAATCCTCAACATATTTCCTCCAAACAGGAGGCAGAACGTATTTTATCGAAATACgacaattttttattcGATTGCGATGGAGTTATCTGGTTAGATGAAGATTTGATTCCTGGGGTAGCAAAGTTTCTTGAGTGGTTAAcgaaaaacaacaagagaTTTGCATTTGTCAGTaacaattcatcaaaatcacGTAATTCATACCTTAAAaagtttgaaaatttaaatatccCCAACGTCACCAAAGAAATACTTTACCCAACATGTTATTCTGCAGCTTtagaattacaaaaattaaacattCCTAAAGGATCCAAAGTTTGGGTTTTGGGACATGAAGGAATTGTCGATGAATTACGTGAAATGGGGTATTTTCCATTGGGCGGTAACGATGAATTACTAGATAAAGCTTTTGATCATCAAAGTCCTATATTGTCAGTGGATCCTGAGGTAAAAgccattgttgttggatcAACAAAggaattcaattatatgAGAATAGCCCTGACATTGCAGTATTTACTACATGATCATAAATCATTGCCATTTATTGGATGCAATATTGATAGAACTTATCCAGGACCAAAAGGGTTGATATTACCTGCTGGTGGTAGTATAGTCAACTACATGTCATATACTTCAAATAGAGACTTTATTAATGTGGGGAAGCCAAGTAAACAGTTTTTGGATATAATTTTGGAAGATCAAAAGTTTGATAGGTCCAAAACATTAATGGTGGGAGATACTTTGTACACTGACATCAAATTTGGTAACGATGGGAATCTAGGTagtgaagatgaaaatggTGGTACATTGTTGGTGTTATCTGGAGgtacaaaaaagaaagacttgaatcattttttaaaaaatcgCCATGAATATAAAGATAGCGAAAGTTTGGTTCCACTGTACTTTGTCGAATCTTTAGGTAAGCTCATAGATTTGTTAGAGTGA
- a CDS encoding uncharacterized protein (conserved hypothetical protein;~possibly fungus-specific) has product MFRSMSRITRSCQSYPRHPHLRLFHSPTRLKFNQIVDNFLQDLKQDEQENSGGDKNNGKKSGSGKGANDRFEKFKTFLLKCFETIGITLSSVGVLGLSGFLYHRYYNIHVLKKMNDAFEVGDPSAQLKMHTRTHDDSLDNEINAHWVDRPQQKLLNDIIAGDIIGRYFLIIGEKGTGKTSLILESMKRVNGFNVCIFDAHADPEIFRIRLGKALNFTFNEDYIGSLFSIRGPRDTTALLDIERAFSKLEELAIKRVNKVHKPLIMIINNAHLIKENEEGVKLLELLQQKAESLSGSGLLTMIFNSDDYWVYEKLKQLGTRLELINVRDFNRIETINALKFVRHRYFPKLEKLDDGLCNAVYDLIGGRPQHITQVARHRDIIKACHQIIDREKTWFLNQCGLLGNDMDDDVMESGKFSSSAMLLMREFVEMDRQKSNPLLINSSSSEEINVSQLKNHRLPELPLWRARQIMTRPDYIQRFDNLNIFTIDSESRVRADSVPMMRAFHEIASQPHFDQLLEDTIDRVADIEALGRTRELVLKDLQLGSHYEMLKKKHPEGENFKFTMIKSPKQNDLHGDFDKYNTEEINQAGEDDEDEDDLYLEEINRKDSRKWWKKRMQKYDRLFLPDDNKHSEEGDLDINRPREDE; this is encoded by the coding sequence ATGTTTAGACTGATGTCAAGAATAACACGATCTTGTCAATCGTACCCTCGACATCCACATTTGCGACTTTTTCATAGTCCGACAAGATTGAAGTTTAaccaaattgttgataattttttacaAGATTTAAAGCAAGACGAGCAGGAGAATTCAGGTGGGGATAAAAACAACGGTAAAAAGTCAGGATCAGGAAAGGGAGCTAATGAtcgatttgaaaaattcaaaacttttttattgaaatgTTTTGAAACAATAGGTATCACGTTATCATCGGTCGGTGTATTAGGATTATCTGGGTTTTTATACCATCGTTATTACAACATTCATgtattgaagaaaatgaacGATGCATTTGAAGTCGGTGACCCTTCAgctcaattgaaaatgcaTACACGAACTCATGACGATTCGTTGGATAATGAAATCAATGCTCATTGGGTTGATCGACCGCAACAGAAACTATTAAACGATATTATTGCTGGTGATATAATTGGACGTTATTTCTTAATTATTGGAGAAAAGGGAACTGGTAAGACGTCATTAATTTTAGAGTCCATGAAACGAGTTAATGGGTTTAATGTTTGTATATTTGATGCCCATGCTGATCCGGAAATCTTTAGAATACGATTAGGTAAAGCATTGAACTTTACTTTCAATGAAGATTACATTGGGTCATTGTTTTCTATTAGAGGACCCAGAGACACTACTGCGTTGTTGGATATTGAGAGAGCTTTTAGTAAATTGGAAGAATTGGCTATCAAAAGAGTTAATAAAGTCCATAAACctttgataatgattataaataatgCTCATTtgattaaagaaaatgaagaaggtgttaaattattagaacTATTACAACAAAAGGCAGAATCATTGAGTGGATCAGGATTGTTAACCATGATTTTCAACAGTGATGATTATTGGGTTTAtgagaaattgaaacaattggGCACTCGACTTGAATTAATCAATGTCAGAGATTTTAATCGTATCGAAACTATAAACGCCTTGAAGTTTGTCCGTCATCGTTATTTCCCCAAATTAGAGAAATTGGATGACGGCTTATGCAATGCCGTGTATGATTTGATTGGTGGGCGCCCACAACATATAACCCAAGTTGCAAGACACCGTGATATCATAAAAGCATgtcatcaaataattgatcGCGAAAAAACATGGTTTTTGAATCAGTGTGGATTATTAGGAAATGATATGGATGATGATGTCATGGAAAGTGGGAAGTTTTCTAGTAGTGCCATGTTATTAATGAGAGAATTTGTTGAGATGGACCGACAGAAATCGAatccattattaattaacCTGTCATCTTcagaagaaattaatgtCTCTCAGTTAAAAAATCATCGATTACCTGAACTCCCGCTTTGGAGAGCAAGACAAATTATGACTAGGCCGGATTATATTCaaagatttgataatttgaatatattcaCCATTGATTCTGAATCGCGAGTGCGGGCTGATTCGGTACCAATGATGAGAGCATTTCATGAGATTGCATCGCAACCAcattttgatcaattattagaagATACTATCGATCGTGTAGCGGATATAGAAGCATTGGGAAGAACTAGAGAATTGGTTCTTAAAGATTTACAATTAGGTAGTCATTAtgaaatgttgaaaaagaaacaccCTGAAGgagaaaatttcaaatttactATGATTAAATCACCCAAACAAAATGATTTACATGgagattttgataaatataaCACTGAGGAAATTAATCAAGCTGGCGAGGATGACGaggatgaagatgatttatatttagaagaaattaatcGCAAGGATTCCCGAAAATGGTGGAAGAAAAGAATGCAAAAATATGATCGTTTGTTTCTTCCTGATGATAACAAACATTCTGAAGAAGGTGATCTTGATATAAATAGACCTCGAGAAGATGAATAG
- a CDS encoding O-glycosylated covalently-bound cell wall protein, putative (Similar to S. cerevisiae PIR3), protein MKFSTAALTLSLFAIVNSSVTTYGAGFSGDDDDNSKHHKYDCEIDTFDWKFALAVKEWKHCQDKKFCQDTDLDLVYEGDDGQLYHGCDGTYPYSKCKHCTNVFTGDDDDDANCDDDCKKKKKKVYYAKRGDDDDDDNCDDDCKYPYCEIHNTDCDLLITLCGGVLKDEKHATGEIVANHQFQFDKPPQKDALHKEGFSIVHTEGTYYLALDHKIDFWHCKVDDKGLYKIYDKSIGEQCSKIKLIVLKSDERATFSDDNDDCDDDCKNKKKQHD, encoded by the coding sequence ATGAAATTTTCTACAGCTGCTTTAACATTATCTTTGTTTGCCATTGTCAATTCTTCAGTTACAACATATGGAGCTGGTTTTAGTGGCGATGATGACGACAATTCAAAACATCATAAATATGATTGTGAAATCGATACTTTTGATTGGAAATTTGCTTTGGCAGTCAAAGAATGGAAACATTGTCAAGATAAAAAATTCTGTCAAGATACCgatttggatttggttTATGAAGGTGATGATGGTCAGTTATACCATGGTTGTGACGGGACTTATCCATATTCCAAATGTAAACATTGTACCAATGTTTTCACcggtgatgatgatgatgatgctaattgtgatgatgattgcaagaaaaaaaagaaaaaagttTATTATGCCAAACGTggtgacgatgatgatgatgataattgtGATGATGACTGTAAATATCCATACTGTGAAATCCACAACACTGATTGTGACTTGCTTATTACCTTATGTGGAGGTGTCTTGAAAGATGAAAAACATGCTACTGGAGAAATTGTTGCTAATcatcaattccaatttgatAAACCACCACAAAAAGATGCCTTACACAAGGAAGGATTTTCTATTGTTCATACTGAAGGAACTTATTATTTAGCTCTTGAtcataaaattgatttctgGCATTGTAAAGTTGATGACAAAGGATTATACAAGATTTATGATAAATCTATTGGTGAACAATGTTCTAAAATCAAACTTATTGTATTGAAATCAGATGAAAGAGCCACTTTTTCAGATGACAATGATGATTGTGATGACGAttgcaaaaacaaaaagaaacaacatGATTAA
- a CDS encoding uncharacterized protein (conserved hypothetical protein;~possibly Candida-specific) produces MMTSRKRTFEEFSTSHSFSFSEDTSTTKTNIFNCLPPSSPPPAETTNSNYNVFPTSINNRSDGEKRFQKHKIHSEVHTHTIEIMMNAQLQLQRQEKLQCQQPPPPQQQQEEVKSDSEGSNEESTYYQRPYW; encoded by the coding sequence ATGATGACCTCTAGAAAACGTACATTTGAAGAATTCTCAACATCccattctttttcattttctgaAGATACATCCACaacaaaaaccaatatattcaattgtttaccTCCATCGTCTCCACCACCAGCTGAAACCACCAATAGTAACTATAACGTCTTCCCCACATCCATCAATAATAGGTCAGATGGTGAAAAACGGTTTCAGAAACATAAAATACATAGTGAAGTACACACACATACTATagaaataatgatgaatgCTCAATTGCAACTACAACGACAAGAGAAATTGCAATGtcaacaaccaccaccaccacaacaacaacaagaagaagtgAAACTGGATAGTGAAGGTAGTAATGAAGAATCAACTTATTATCAACGTCCATACTGGTAA
- a CDS encoding subunit of ribonucleases P/MRP, putative (Similar to S. cerevisiae POP7;~In S. cerevisiae: subunit of both RNase MRP, which cleaves pre-rRNA, and nuclear RNase P, which cleaves tRNA precursors to generate mature 5' ends), whose protein sequence is MGTNTNNLHHQSSNRIQGKRHIKHSPNLTPFNETQNASNFLIKSSTPYISAIKQITKKLNKFSKSKNSHTVNKFQNEQYKTIKYITVKGMGKTIEKVASIGIHFQKDYKVDVLTRSITVLDEFAPIESNQEPKNEGSSHNDDEEDEEEDTIYEKRTVSSIEIRIWIKRD, encoded by the coding sequence ATGGGAACCAATACTAATAACCTTCACCACCAGTCTAGTAATAGAATCCAAGGCAAACGACATATCAAACATAGTCCTAACTTGACTCCGTTCAATGAAACACAAAATGCTTCGAATTTcttaatcaaatcatcaactCCTTATATATCAGCtattaaacaaatcaccaaaaaattgaataaattctCCAAGTCAAAAAACAGTCATACAGtaaataaatttcaaaatgaaCAATATAAAACCATCAAATATATAACGGTGAAAGGTATGGgtaaaacaattgaaaaagtgGCGAGTATTGGTATTCATTTCCAGAAAGATTATAAAGTTGATGTGTTAACAAGGTCTATTACAGTTTTAGATGAGTTTGCaccaattgaatcaaaccAAGAGCCTAAAAATGAGGGAAGCAGtcataatgatgatgaggagGACGAGGAGGAGGATACTATATATGAAAAACGTACGGTGAGTTCTATAGAGATTAGAATTTGGATAAAACGAGATTAA
- a CDS encoding uncharacterized zinc finger-containing protein, putative (Similar to C. albicans ZCF21): MMDIYQKALKNPDPPKKPTSTTTTPPSSTSTDYPTRLPPINYNNTNVNSMNYNYSPDNGSITGNTAITDTNTTTTTTNVSNENSNSNSSTNSPNSRPASTHTSEEIKNTVIKKKKNSRRKHRNSHLGCGTCKKRRIKCDETLPACLNCLKGKLHCAYLNLDNNARNALRVAQYNQTIRQEKLDANSSSSTANITNNTKLIDPLKGNILVQQQQQPGLVQSLGHGISIIPPHPSTSAGAAAAGSQNNPLMAAGPGSYPIAATVLPNNQTLVTAVPQSSQASMTMPPFANSILAPGIQANASPPISTTNLNSSITNSTSTTNTNTGTDITPSGSTSDNVQNIASAPQVVQSPYGPMIPLLTQTGSVVYAPTHSLVPAQPSQLTPQQLSNNVAFANATVPATGPLAPTLSQPSILPTTTATTHTTSPSIPTSVAPLTVSRTSTSSGIMTNVSPVLTNKQQPSSTPITSSAASVATIASQSIPVKTGNGTLSTTSAGSPTTATVSPPNIASILPPPINTLGNNSNGAGSNSGNDVFKQSVSDPPIKELKPINDSNSNSPSLPPLSSTTPATGNPSEGVKLSPNSSMTNLKKLTIKEDNNSGNDIKLPSITTLKRETSKSPSETNGAIDEKVPTISKLIT; this comes from the coding sequence ATGATGgatatttatcaaaagGCTCTTAAGAACCCTGATCCTCCCAAAAAACCCACATCAACTACTACCACTCCACCTTCATCTACTAGCACAGATTATCCCACTCGTCTCCCACCGATAAACTACAATAACACTAATGTCAATAGTATGAATTATAACTACTCCCCTGACAATGGTTCGATCACTGGTAATACCGCCATCACCGACACCaacactactactactactaccaatGTTAGCAACgaaaatagtaatagtaacAGCAGTACTAATAGTCCTAATAGCAGACCAGCATCTACCCATACTTcagaagaaatcaaaaatactgtcattaaaaagaagaaaaactcAAGGCGAAAGCACCGTAATTCTCATTTGGGTTGTGGAACTTGTAAAAAACGAAGAATAAAATGTGATGAAACTTTACCTGCttgtttaaattgtttaaagGGGAAGTTGCATTGTGCTTATTTAAACTTGGATAATAATGCTAGAAATGCTCTTAGAGTTGCCCAATACAATCAAACCATTCgtcaagaaaaattggatgCCAATAGTTCATCATCCACAGCAAATATTACCAACAATACAAAACTAATTGATCCTTTGAAAGGAAATATCTTggtacaacaacaacaacagccaGGCCTTGTCCAGTCTCTTGGTCATGGTATATCAATTATACCTCCTCATCCTTCCACATCTGCTggtgctgctgctgctggaTCTCAAAACAACCCTTTAATGGCTGCAGGTCCAGGCTCTTATCCAATTGCAGCTACTGTTTTACCAAATAATCAAACACTTGTTACTGCAGTACCACAATCACTGCAGGCTAGTATGACCATGCCACCATTCGCCAATTCAATACTTGCACCAGGAATTCAAGCTAACGCATCTCCGCCTATTAGCACTACGAATTTAAATTCCTCAATTACTAATTCAACTTCTACCACTAACACCAATACTGGTACCGATATAACCCCTTCTGGCTCCACTTCTGATAATGTTCAAAATATAGCTCTGGCACCACAAGTTGTTCAATCACCATATGGACCAATGATCCCGTTATTAACTCAAACTGGATCAGTGGTTTATGCTCCAACTCATTCATTAGTACCAGCACAACCATCACAATTAACACCGCAACAATTACTGAATAATGTAGCATTTGCTAATGCAACTGTTCCTGCCACTGGTCCATTAGCACCAACATTGAGTCAACCTTCTATCctaccaacaacaacagcaacaacacaTACTACATCCCCTAGTATTCCTACATCAGTTGCACCGCTAACAGTTTCTAGGACATCCACATCATCAGGTATTATGACTAATGTTTCACCAGTATTgacaaataaacaacagCCTTCATCAACTCCAATCACATCATCAGCAGCAAGTGTAGCAACTATAGCGTCTCAAAGTATCCCTGTCAAAACTGGTAATGGTACTTTATCAACTACTTCCGCTGGATcaccaacaacagcaacagttTCACCACCAAACATTGCCAGTAttttaccaccaccaataaaCACCCTCGGGAATAACTCCAATGGGGCTGGTAGCAATTCTGGAAATGATGTATTTAAACAGTCTGTATCTGATCCTCcaattaaagaattgaaaccaattaatgattccaatagtaatagtccatcactaccaccactatCATCAACGACGCCTGCAACTGGAAATCCTAGTGAAGGGGTTAAACTTTCaccaaattcatcaatgacaaatttgaaaaaattgacaattaaagaagataataatagtgGTAATGATATAAAATTACCAAGTATAACCACGTTAAAACGAGAAACATCAAAATCACCATCTGAAACTAATGGagcaattgatgaaaaagtaCCTACCATTTCCAAATTGATTACTTAA
- a CDS encoding translation machinery-associated protein, putative (Similar to S. cerevisiae TMA22) — protein sequence MTDIEPKSILYCGICSWPPEFCEFGITKKKCQTWLNENHPDKYPSIYPTGGDLSSSSTTTNELDKDTKSNTIDKKDIIGENNDGKDENNNNNDIVTKKLLEQGVSELSIAKEEKLQKELNKRAAKEELKLERKQLEKISNSKIIIKKISRNKKKSIVSISGLEILETTTGTTTSNNKVSIKSLQKKFSSKFATGTSVVKNAENKSDILIQGDVFEEVHQFIINLLQEQGLNDIKIELTDDKLKKKK from the coding sequence ATGACAGATATTGAACCTAAATCTATTTTATATTGTGGTATTTGTTCTTGGCCACCAGAATTTTGTGAATTTGGTATCacgaaaaagaaatgtCAAACATGGTTAAATGAAAATCATCCTGATAAATATCCATCAATATATCCAACAGGTGGGGatttatcttcttcatccaCCACAACTAATGAATTGGATAAAGatacaaaatcaaatacaattgataaaaaagatataattggagaaaataatgatggAAAAGAtgagaataataataataatgacatTGTCACGAAAAAATTACTTGAACAAGGTGTATcagaattatcaattgctaaagaagaaaaattacaaaaagaattaaataaacGAGCAgctaaagaagaattaaaattagaaaggaaacaacttgaaaaaatttccaattcaaaaattattattaagaaAATATCTCGTAATAAGAAGAAATCTatagtttcaatttctggATTAGAAATTttagaaacaacaacaggtactactactagtaataataaagtatcaattaaaagtttacaaaaaaaattttcatctAAATTTGCTACGGGGACAAGTGTTGTGAAAAATGCTGAAAATAAATCTGATATATTGATACAAGGGGATGTTTTCGAAGAAGttcatcaatttataattaatcttttacaagaacaaggattaaatgatattaaaattgaattgactgatgataaattgaaaaagaagaaatga